CACCGCGTGATCGACGGTTTCATGGCGCAGGTTGGCTGCCCGCATGGCACCGGCACCGGCGGATCCGACAAGCCGAACCTGAAAGCAGAATTCTCCACAACCAAGCATGTTCGCGGCTCTTGCTCCATGGCTCGTGCCATGGACCCGAACTCTGCCAACAGCCAGTTCTTCATCTGCTTTGATACCGCTCCTTGGCTCGACAACCAGTATACCTACTGGGGTGACGTTATCGAGGGCATGGAAAATATCGACAAGATCAAACGCGGCGAGCCGGTTCAGGATCCTGACAGCATCGTTTCCATGAAAGTCGCAGCAGACCTTTAAGGTCTGGCGCACATTAAAGATTGAGGAGCCCGGACCGCAATGAGCTATGACACCCGTTTTCCCAAAATGCGCGTTGCCCGCTCATGTCGCGATTTCGAAGCCATCAAGCGCTTCTATTGCGATGGTCTGGGCTTTTCCCTTCTCGGCTCCTTTGAGGGGCACAATGGCTTTGATGGACTGTTCATTGGCCACCCGAATGCACCCTATCATCTGGAATTCACCAGAGAGCAGGGGATAACCGCCCCCAAAGCCCCAGATGAAGAAGGCCTGCTCATCTTCTATCTGCCAGACACGGCAGAATGGCAGAAACGGGTTGATATGATGCGCGATGCGGGATATGAACCCGTTCAATCCAACAATACCTATTGGGATGTCGACGGGATCACCTTTGAAGATCCCGATGGATATCGTGTTGTCCTGCAAAACCGCGCTTGGTCAAACTGAATGACCGGGCGCCCTGTAAACGCCCATTTGAGAATCGCCTGAACCATGCGCGTCGACTCCTTCGACTTTGATCTCCCCCAAGACTCTATCGCCTTGCGCCCCCACAATCCGCGCGATGAAGCAAAGCTGCTTCTTGTGCCGCCATCTGGCGCTTTTGAAGACCATAGCGTGCTCAATCTGCCCGACTTTCTTGAGCCGGGGGATGCACTTGTCTTCAATGACACCAGAGTCATTCCCGCCGAACTTTCCGGCACACGGGTACGGGGCGAAATCCGCGCTGGCATCCATTTCAATCTGCACAAGCGCGAAGACCTCTCCACCTGGCGCGCCTTTGCCCGACCAGCCAAGAAAGTCCAGCTGGGTGATCGCGTTGAATTCAGCGACGGCTTCTCGGCAGAGATTTCAGAAAAAGGCGATGCAGGCGAGGTGTGTCTGCGGTTCAACTGCGAAGGACCGGCCCTTGATCAGGCCATCGCATCCGTGGGGCATATCCCGTTGCCCCCCTATATTGCTTCAAAGCGCGCAGAAGACGAAAAAGACAAGACCGATTACCAGACGATCTACGCGGACAAGGATGGCGCTGTAGCTGCCCCCACGGCCGGTTTGCATTTTACCGACCGTCTGTTTTCCATTCTTGATGAAAAAAACATTGAGCGCCATTTCGTGACTCTGCATGTGGGCGCAGGCACCTTTCTGCCCGTCAAGGCAGAAGACACCAACGATCACAAGATGCATGCCGAGTGGGGCGAAATCAGCCCAGCGCTTGCCGACAAGCTCAACGCAGTCCACGCCC
This genomic window from uncultured Cohaesibacter sp. contains:
- a CDS encoding VOC family protein, coding for MSYDTRFPKMRVARSCRDFEAIKRFYCDGLGFSLLGSFEGHNGFDGLFIGHPNAPYHLEFTREQGITAPKAPDEEGLLIFYLPDTAEWQKRVDMMRDAGYEPVQSNNTYWDVDGITFEDPDGYRVVLQNRAWSN
- the queA gene encoding tRNA preQ1(34) S-adenosylmethionine ribosyltransferase-isomerase QueA, coding for MRVDSFDFDLPQDSIALRPHNPRDEAKLLLVPPSGAFEDHSVLNLPDFLEPGDALVFNDTRVIPAELSGTRVRGEIRAGIHFNLHKREDLSTWRAFARPAKKVQLGDRVEFSDGFSAEISEKGDAGEVCLRFNCEGPALDQAIASVGHIPLPPYIASKRAEDEKDKTDYQTIYADKDGAVAAPTAGLHFTDRLFSILDEKNIERHFVTLHVGAGTFLPVKAEDTNDHKMHAEWGEISPALADKLNAVHARGNRIIAVGTTSLRLLESAAGDDGIIRPFCGDTDIFITPGYRFRAIDGLMTNFHLPKSTLFMLVSAIMGRDRMQAAYAHAIANGYRFYSYGDSSLLLPERHEGAAQGEETK
- a CDS encoding peptidylprolyl isomerase; the protein is MAEIKDPENTLVMETTKGKVVIALRPDLAPAHCERLKELAREGFYDGIVFHRVIDGFMAQVGCPHGTGTGGSDKPNLKAEFSTTKHVRGSCSMARAMDPNSANSQFFICFDTAPWLDNQYTYWGDVIEGMENIDKIKRGEPVQDPDSIVSMKVAADL